One stretch of Acholeplasma laidlawii PG-8A DNA includes these proteins:
- a CDS encoding inorganic diphosphatase: MNIWHDINPSRITPERFIVCIEITKGSKKKYELDKETGMIILDRVLYTSAHYPANYGFIPRTYAGDNDPLDVLVLCQEDIEPMSLVEVYPIGVIKMIDSDEVDEKIIAIPYGDPSMTQYKDLKGLPHHLLSEISHFFEVYKSLEGKKTYILDIESRDEAIKVVSEAMVSYDKVFTNKKEK; this comes from the coding sequence ATGAATATATGGCATGACATAAATCCATCCCGCATAACACCGGAGCGTTTTATTGTTTGTATTGAGATTACTAAAGGTAGTAAAAAGAAGTACGAACTAGATAAAGAAACAGGGATGATTATTTTAGATAGAGTATTATACACATCAGCACATTATCCAGCGAACTACGGATTTATTCCTAGAACATATGCTGGTGACAATGACCCACTTGATGTATTAGTACTATGTCAAGAAGACATTGAGCCAATGTCTTTAGTAGAAGTGTATCCAATTGGTGTCATTAAAATGATTGATAGTGATGAAGTAGATGAGAAAATTATTGCAATTCCTTATGGGGATCCATCTATGACACAGTATAAAGATTTAAAGGGGTTACCACATCATTTGCTTTCTGAGATTTCTCACTTTTTTGAAGTGTATAAATCCCTAGAAGGAAAGAAAACATACATTCTTGACATTGAGTCAAGAGATGAGGCAATTAAAGTTGTATCTGAGGCTATGGTCTCATACGACAAAGTATTTACAAATAAGAAAGAGAAGTAA
- a CDS encoding RnfABCDGE type electron transport complex subunit D — MQNISILSQTSPYIRKETSTKRMMFDVLIALTPVVFFSIYRFGLDALARILVSLIIFVGVEALYFLSVTRVDGYNFKDKIKNKFKKYSINNFSAPAVSAVIYAMLLPNQLHLYVVVMGALFGAAIGKMIFGGLGMNIFNPAAAGRVFIALAFTTFFTGSYGFIDAAAGATALSTSFPEVLNSYSLIDLLVGNIPGSMGEINSLAILFGLAYLLIRKSADYRPVLSGLLIFTALATVAGFILHPTLVFEYVIFQLLSGGLLFGLTFMITDPATSPITRPGRWWFGLIVGSLVFFIRSFGSLPEGVAFALLFGNLMVPLLDYPMWANNRFTKKFYISFSLVFVALVALTFVILGGYAI; from the coding sequence ATGCAAAATATATCTATTTTAAGCCAAACATCACCGTATATACGTAAAGAAACTTCTACAAAACGTATGATGTTTGATGTGTTAATTGCACTAACGCCTGTAGTATTCTTTTCAATCTACAGATTTGGATTAGATGCATTAGCAAGAATATTAGTGAGTTTAATTATCTTTGTTGGTGTGGAAGCTCTATATTTTTTAAGTGTTACGCGTGTAGATGGTTATAACTTCAAAGATAAAATTAAAAATAAGTTTAAAAAATACAGTATAAATAACTTTAGTGCTCCTGCAGTATCTGCAGTCATCTATGCGATGTTATTACCAAACCAACTACATCTTTATGTGGTTGTTATGGGGGCTTTATTTGGTGCTGCAATCGGCAAAATGATTTTTGGTGGTTTAGGGATGAATATCTTTAACCCTGCAGCAGCTGGCCGTGTATTTATTGCACTAGCATTTACAACATTCTTCACAGGTTCTTATGGGTTTATTGATGCTGCAGCAGGTGCTACAGCATTATCTACAAGTTTTCCTGAAGTATTAAATAGTTATTCACTAATCGATTTACTCGTTGGTAATATTCCGGGTTCTATGGGTGAAATCAATTCCCTTGCTATTTTATTTGGTCTTGCTTATCTATTAATTAGAAAAAGTGCAGATTATAGACCTGTTTTATCAGGACTATTAATCTTTACAGCACTTGCTACAGTTGCAGGATTCATACTACACCCAACATTAGTATTTGAATATGTGATATTCCAATTATTATCTGGTGGTTTATTATTTGGTCTAACCTTTATGATTACAGACCCTGCGACATCACCAATCACAAGACCAGGTCGTTGGTGGTTTGGTTTAATTGTTGGTTCATTAGTATTCTTTATTAGAAGTTTTGGTAGTCTTCCAGAAGGTGTGGCGTTTGCTTTATTATTTGGTAACTTAATGGTACCTTTACTAGATTACCCAATGTGGGCAAACAACAGATTTACAAAGAAATTCTATATTAGCTTTAGTTTAGTATTTGTGGCTTTAGTAGCACTTACCTTCGTGATTTTAGGAGGTTACGCGATATGA
- a CDS encoding Rnf-Nqr domain containing protein, with product MNKNNLKPFILLSILPLIYLANTLETALFMGLVYVVLALIIYAGGLLINKFSEGRMRSYAYILLTASIVTIIMTVLGTYFSLNQLMGIYLALTIFTIPQLRLETVEEKSIVDHGFMILVGFVALILIGFLREFLGTGSISLLAFGLDTVQVFDAKFGIAILKDNSGGFILAGFIFAIINAIPFVKEDKADVI from the coding sequence ATGAATAAAAACAATTTAAAACCATTTATTTTATTAAGCATCTTACCACTTATCTATTTAGCAAATACATTAGAAACTGCGCTTTTTATGGGGTTAGTTTATGTTGTATTAGCACTTATCATTTATGCTGGTGGTCTATTAATTAATAAATTTAGTGAAGGTAGAATGCGTTCTTATGCATATATCTTATTAACAGCTTCAATTGTAACAATCATTATGACAGTATTAGGTACATATTTCTCATTAAATCAATTAATGGGTATTTACTTAGCACTTACAATATTTACAATTCCTCAACTCAGATTAGAAACAGTTGAAGAAAAATCTATTGTGGATCATGGCTTTATGATTCTGGTAGGTTTTGTAGCACTCATACTCATTGGTTTCTTAAGAGAGTTCTTAGGTACTGGAAGTATTAGTTTACTAGCATTTGGATTAGACACTGTACAAGTGTTTGATGCTAAATTTGGTATTGCTATCTTAAAAGACAACTCAGGTGGTTTCATCTTAGCAGGATTTATCTTTGCAATCATCAATGCCATACCTTTTGTAAAGGAGGATAAAGCAGATGTTATTTAA
- the glyA gene encoding serine hydroxymethyltransferase produces the protein MTLKDYDLELFNAIQREDNRQKEHIELIASENFVSDAVLEAQGSILTNKYAEGYPNKRYYGGCEFVDQVEILAQDRLKQIFNAKFVNVQPHSGSQANAAVYQALLSPGDRVLGMDLNAGGHLTHGYKLSFSGHYYEAHAYGVSRFDERIDYEEVLKIAIEVKPKMIIAGASAYPRVIDFKKFREIADTVGAYLFVDMAHIAGLVACGLHPSPLPYADVVTSTTHKTLRGPRGGIILTNDASIAKKIDRAVFPGQQGGPLMHIIAAKAVAFKEALDPNFKVYQTQVIKNAKALSDTFKSLGYKLISDGTDNHLILVDVKSKLGITGRDAEDALYKANITINKNQLPFDQEKPMLTSGIRLGTPAMTTKGFKENEFIKVAQLIDEVLSNINNEEVINKVKKEVLKLMKDVK, from the coding sequence ATGACATTAAAAGACTATGATCTTGAATTATTTAACGCGATTCAAAGAGAAGATAACAGACAAAAAGAACACATCGAATTAATTGCGTCCGAAAACTTTGTTTCTGATGCAGTGTTAGAGGCACAAGGTTCAATTTTAACCAACAAATATGCAGAAGGCTATCCAAATAAAAGATATTATGGAGGTTGCGAATTTGTTGATCAAGTAGAGATACTAGCTCAAGATAGGTTAAAACAAATCTTTAATGCGAAGTTTGTAAATGTACAGCCTCATTCGGGTTCACAGGCTAATGCTGCTGTTTATCAGGCACTACTTAGTCCCGGAGACAGGGTTTTAGGAATGGATTTAAATGCGGGTGGTCACTTAACTCATGGTTATAAATTATCATTTTCTGGACATTATTATGAAGCACATGCCTATGGTGTAAGTAGGTTTGATGAAAGAATTGATTATGAAGAAGTACTGAAAATTGCAATTGAAGTTAAACCTAAAATGATTATTGCAGGTGCGAGTGCATATCCAAGAGTCATTGATTTTAAAAAGTTTAGAGAAATTGCAGATACAGTTGGTGCATACTTGTTTGTAGATATGGCACATATTGCAGGACTAGTTGCTTGTGGATTACATCCATCACCACTACCTTATGCAGATGTTGTCACGTCTACTACACATAAAACCTTAAGAGGTCCACGTGGTGGTATTATACTTACAAATGATGCAAGTATTGCTAAAAAAATAGATCGTGCAGTATTTCCTGGCCAACAAGGTGGTCCATTAATGCACATTATTGCTGCAAAGGCGGTTGCATTTAAAGAAGCACTAGACCCTAACTTTAAGGTATATCAAACACAAGTGATTAAAAATGCTAAAGCCTTAAGTGATACATTCAAATCACTTGGATATAAATTAATTTCAGATGGTACAGATAATCATTTAATCTTAGTAGATGTTAAATCAAAATTAGGTATTACAGGAAGAGATGCTGAGGATGCGCTATATAAAGCAAATATCACAATCAATAAAAACCAGTTACCGTTTGATCAAGAAAAACCGATGTTAACCTCAGGTATAAGATTAGGAACACCTGCGATGACAACTAAGGGTTTTAAAGAAAATGAGTTTATTAAAGTAGCACAACTTATTGATGAAGTGTTATCGAATATAAACAATGAAGAAGTTATCAATAAAGTTAAAAAAGAAGTACTAAAACTAATGAAAGATGTTAAATGA
- a CDS encoding Gx transporter family protein, translated as MKNLNKITTLSMLIAVAIVLNVIEISINVIPVPGAKIGFANIVTVIVLYMYGFRSASLVTILRVFLVGLLSRSFTIPFWMGLGGAIVSITVMGIFKNWIKLHLISVSVLGAITHTLGQVIVGIYLLETDLLILYLPLMLLISIPAGILIGIIAQRFFKTFNRSKYQRSL; from the coding sequence ATGAAAAACTTAAATAAAATTACAACATTGTCGATGTTAATTGCAGTAGCAATTGTCTTAAACGTTATTGAAATCTCAATTAATGTCATACCGGTACCAGGTGCAAAAATTGGATTTGCAAATATCGTAACGGTCATTGTCTTATATATGTATGGATTTAGATCTGCTTCACTTGTTACAATTTTAAGAGTATTCTTAGTAGGGTTACTCTCAAGATCGTTTACCATACCATTTTGGATGGGCTTGGGTGGTGCAATTGTATCTATTACAGTGATGGGTATCTTTAAAAACTGGATTAAGCTACACTTAATAAGTGTCTCTGTCTTAGGTGCTATTACACATACATTAGGACAAGTGATTGTAGGGATATATCTATTAGAGACAGACCTACTCATACTCTACTTACCACTGATGTTACTTATTAGCATACCTGCCGGTATTTTAATCGGTATCATCGCTCAGAGATTCTTTAAAACATTTAACCGTAGTAAATATCAACGTTCATTATAA
- a CDS encoding nucleoside deaminase, with protein MIKNSREYFMNEALKEAKKANDKDEVPVGAVVVLDGKIIARAHNLRESRQSIHAHAEFLAIEKAAKKIGSWRLENADVYVTLEPCPMCAGAMIQARIKNLYYGAKDPKTGAVESVIKLLDNPFNHKIYYEGGLLMDKCSNIPFDIL; from the coding sequence ATGATAAAAAATAGTCGTGAGTACTTCATGAATGAGGCTCTAAAAGAAGCTAAAAAAGCTAATGATAAAGACGAGGTTCCTGTTGGTGCAGTTGTCGTATTAGACGGTAAAATTATTGCAAGAGCACATAATTTGCGTGAAAGTAGACAATCCATCCATGCTCATGCTGAATTTTTAGCAATAGAAAAAGCAGCAAAAAAAATTGGTAGTTGGCGTTTAGAAAATGCAGATGTATACGTTACATTAGAGCCTTGCCCAATGTGTGCAGGTGCAATGATACAAGCGCGTATTAAGAATTTGTATTACGGCGCGAAAGACCCAAAGACTGGTGCAGTTGAAAGTGTTATAAAACTGCTTGACAATCCCTTTAATCATAAGATATACTATGAAGGTGGATTGTTGATGGATAAGTGTTCAAACATCCCTTTCGACATTCTTTAA
- a CDS encoding RnfABCDGE type electron transport complex subunit C has product MITRTRYIPDGKDVLKKLPLIHHLEAPYLYYPITNQRCPEGETCVVFGQFVKVGEVIGTRKGAFFEQPIHSTVSGEVVGHEMKFDASGKRVNCMIVKNDFKYELHESVKTRTDEEIDKLTKEDYVNITKEAGLVGLGGSGFPTYIKLNTKNKIDIILANGVECEPKLISDYEVMMESPDELIRGLIYAMKAVGAPKGVIAVKKRYVELVERIRFSLNSYTEYDIKVVPVGNHYPQGWELEAIEAATGIKVPQFKLPADYGIIPFNVSTLQSIYHAVKFNLPVLERYFVLSGDGVVNKSFKARIGTPIQSLIQLAGGYVDKAVPKTLIMGGPMMGSNVTNDDIVTTHTATSLIVQNSLLLNEDPCIHCASCVYSCPVQIQPVQIMNAVKANDKDFLKALSVNKCIECGLCSFVCPSKIHLTDYMREGKRILRG; this is encoded by the coding sequence TTGATCACAAGAACAAGATATATACCTGATGGTAAAGATGTTTTAAAGAAACTACCATTAATCCATCACTTAGAAGCACCATATTTATACTATCCAATTACAAACCAAAGATGCCCGGAAGGTGAAACTTGCGTCGTTTTTGGTCAATTTGTTAAAGTTGGTGAGGTTATTGGTACAAGAAAGGGTGCTTTCTTTGAGCAACCAATTCACTCAACAGTTAGTGGTGAAGTTGTCGGGCATGAAATGAAGTTTGATGCTTCAGGAAAACGTGTAAACTGTATGATTGTTAAAAACGACTTCAAATATGAATTACATGAGTCTGTTAAAACAAGAACTGATGAAGAAATAGACAAACTTACTAAAGAAGATTACGTAAATATTACTAAAGAAGCGGGTTTAGTTGGTCTAGGTGGTTCAGGATTCCCAACATATATTAAACTAAACACTAAAAATAAAATAGACATTATCTTAGCAAACGGTGTGGAGTGTGAGCCTAAATTAATTTCAGACTATGAAGTTATGATGGAAAGCCCGGATGAACTTATTAGAGGTTTAATCTATGCAATGAAAGCTGTTGGTGCACCAAAAGGTGTAATTGCAGTTAAGAAAAGATATGTGGAATTAGTAGAAAGAATCCGTTTTTCTCTAAACTCATATACTGAATATGACATCAAAGTTGTACCAGTTGGTAACCACTATCCACAAGGTTGGGAGTTAGAAGCAATTGAAGCGGCTACAGGTATTAAGGTACCTCAATTTAAACTTCCAGCGGATTACGGTATTATTCCATTTAACGTTTCTACCTTACAATCTATTTATCATGCAGTGAAGTTTAACTTACCTGTACTAGAAAGATACTTTGTATTATCAGGTGATGGTGTTGTAAACAAATCATTTAAAGCTAGAATTGGTACTCCAATTCAAAGTTTAATTCAACTTGCTGGTGGTTATGTAGATAAGGCAGTGCCTAAAACATTAATCATGGGTGGGCCAATGATGGGTAGTAACGTAACAAATGATGATATTGTTACAACACACACAGCAACATCATTAATTGTTCAAAACTCACTTTTATTAAACGAAGATCCTTGTATCCACTGTGCAAGCTGTGTATACTCTTGCCCAGTACAAATACAACCGGTTCAAATTATGAATGCTGTGAAAGCAAACGATAAAGATTTCTTAAAAGCTTTATCAGTTAATAAATGTATTGAATGTGGATTATGTTCATTTGTATGTCCATCTAAGATTCATTTAACAGATTACATGCGTGAAGGTAAACGCATCTTAAGAGGTTAA
- a CDS encoding helix-turn-helix domain-containing protein, with translation MSTMKNKNMFDISDFVGVETIQVVKHNLINRFKLRRKESRMTQRLLSQMSGVSYASVRRFETSGDISFASLLKLSEALGLLLEFNQLFSRPIIKDIRRGK, from the coding sequence ATGAGCACTATGAAAAATAAAAATATGTTTGATATAAGTGACTTTGTTGGTGTCGAAACAATTCAAGTAGTCAAACATAATTTAATAAATAGATTTAAATTAAGAAGAAAAGAATCTAGAATGACTCAAAGACTTTTAAGTCAAATGTCTGGTGTTAGCTATGCATCAGTTAGGCGATTTGAGACTTCAGGAGATATTTCTTTTGCCTCACTTCTAAAGCTAAGTGAAGCACTTGGATTGCTTTTGGAATTTAATCAGCTATTTAGTAGACCTATAATTAAGGATATTCGGAGGGGAAAATGA
- a CDS encoding NusG domain II-containing protein, with translation MKKRDYIIIGGLLVVVGILYIWVTYFGAPTGSIAYVYQDNDVVISVNFDDNSYELTPQTIDNNYPVVTDPVPDEGGDVAFIIKGAYIHEGERTLVYIEIDWDKKAIRIQKDETPRQIGVRRNWYDGTGLPAVSLPSKVFIVFETVEDDGIDGVV, from the coding sequence ATGAAGAAAAGAGATTATATCATCATTGGTGGACTATTAGTTGTTGTAGGTATACTTTATATTTGGGTTACATATTTTGGTGCCCCAACTGGTAGTATCGCATACGTTTATCAAGATAATGATGTGGTAATTAGTGTAAACTTTGATGACAATAGTTATGAGTTAACACCACAAACGATTGATAATAACTATCCAGTTGTTACAGATCCTGTACCTGATGAGGGTGGCGATGTTGCTTTCATTATTAAGGGTGCTTATATCCATGAAGGTGAAAGAACGTTAGTCTATATCGAAATTGATTGGGATAAAAAGGCAATACGTATACAAAAAGATGAAACACCAAGACAAATTGGTGTTAGACGTAATTGGTATGATGGCACAGGTTTACCTGCTGTATCCTTACCAAGTAAAGTATTTATCGTATTTGAAACAGTAGAAGATGACGGGATTGATGGTGTTGTATGA
- a CDS encoding thymidine kinase gives MYHTYRNGFIEVVCGPMFAGKTEELIRRAKRLKYAKQNYLVFKPVIDNRYSSKAEIVSHSLLTENAILIEKSKDILEHMNDSIEAVIIDEAQFFDQDIVEIADRLADSGVRVIIGGLDRDFKGEPFGPMPQLLAIAEFVVKLTAICPKTGTPATRTQRIINGKPARMDDPLIVVGASDSYEPRSRHAHEVPGKYDKK, from the coding sequence ATGTATCATACATACCGTAATGGTTTCATTGAAGTAGTTTGCGGACCGATGTTTGCAGGTAAAACTGAAGAACTTATAAGACGTGCAAAACGACTTAAATATGCTAAGCAAAACTATTTAGTGTTTAAACCAGTCATTGATAATAGATATAGCAGTAAAGCAGAGATTGTATCGCACAGTTTATTAACGGAAAATGCCATATTAATAGAAAAGTCTAAAGACATTCTTGAACATATGAATGATTCTATTGAAGCTGTAATCATTGATGAAGCACAATTCTTTGATCAAGATATTGTTGAAATTGCTGATAGACTCGCAGACAGTGGTGTGCGTGTAATTATCGGTGGTTTAGATAGAGATTTTAAGGGGGAACCCTTTGGTCCAATGCCACAACTTTTAGCGATTGCAGAGTTTGTTGTAAAACTCACCGCAATATGTCCTAAAACTGGTACACCAGCAACGCGTACACAACGCATCATTAATGGTAAGCCAGCACGTATGGATGATCCACTGATTGTTGTAGGCGCATCTGACTCTTATGAGCCAAGATCTAGACATGCCCACGAAGTACCAGGAAAATATGATAAAAAATAG
- a CDS encoding YebC/PmpR family DNA-binding transcriptional regulator — translation MGRAFEVRKASMAKTAAAKSKVYSRYGREIYMAAKAGTPDPETNQALKRVIERAKKEQVTADIIKRNIDKAKGGSDENYAEIRYEGFGPEGSLIIIECLTDNTNRTISDVRKLFNKAYGKLGVSGSVLHQFDHKAVFEVEAPENKLLEILLENDVDITDYEAEEGVVTIYAEPTEYGKIADVLKDNNLESKEEAIMFIPMQTMEIKDPEEQAKFDRLIEGLNELDDVKDVFHNVISSGE, via the coding sequence ATGGGTAGAGCATTCGAAGTAAGAAAAGCATCAATGGCAAAAACTGCCGCAGCAAAATCAAAAGTATATTCAAGATATGGTAGAGAAATCTACATGGCAGCTAAAGCAGGAACACCAGATCCTGAGACAAACCAAGCTCTTAAAAGAGTTATTGAACGTGCAAAGAAGGAACAAGTCACAGCTGATATTATTAAACGTAATATTGATAAAGCTAAAGGTGGCAGTGATGAAAACTATGCAGAAATCAGATATGAAGGTTTTGGTCCAGAAGGTAGCTTAATTATTATTGAGTGTTTAACTGATAATACAAATAGAACCATTTCAGATGTACGAAAACTATTTAACAAGGCATATGGAAAACTAGGTGTATCCGGTTCTGTGTTACACCAATTTGACCATAAAGCAGTATTTGAAGTTGAAGCACCTGAAAATAAATTATTAGAAATCTTATTAGAAAACGATGTTGATATTACTGACTATGAAGCAGAAGAAGGTGTAGTTACAATCTATGCTGAACCTACTGAGTACGGTAAAATAGCTGACGTTTTAAAGGATAACAACCTAGAGAGTAAGGAAGAAGCAATTATGTTTATTCCGATGCAAACCATGGAAATTAAAGATCCAGAAGAACAAGCTAAATTTGATCGCTTGATTGAAGGATTAAATGAACTGGATGATGTCAAAGATGTTTTCCATAACGTTATAAGTTCTGGAGAGTAA
- a CDS encoding type B 50S ribosomal protein L31, producing the protein MKANIHPKTRLVIFEDAQTKKQFLIESSVNTKDTEVYEKDGKTYPVVRLEVTSETHPFYTGEQTFVAQAGRVDKFNKRLEKAKKE; encoded by the coding sequence ATGAAAGCAAATATTCATCCAAAAACAAGATTAGTAATCTTTGAAGATGCTCAAACTAAAAAACAATTTTTAATTGAATCATCTGTCAATACAAAAGACACTGAAGTTTATGAAAAAGATGGTAAAACTTATCCGGTAGTCCGTTTAGAAGTTACATCTGAAACTCACCCATTCTATACAGGTGAACAAACTTTCGTTGCTCAAGCTGGTCGTGTGGATAAATTTAACAAGCGTTTAGAAAAAGCTAAAAAAGAATAA
- a CDS encoding FAD:protein FMN transferase, whose amino-acid sequence MKKIWAVINLILISVLFSACTQQAIDNSLAISSMDTFIGGTVHAPKAVWDKADKKLKEMYMLYHELTDNYRGYEGVQGVYYINNLVETTKTDQTVEIKKELYDLLSLGVELYEFTDGYFDMSIGKIIDVWKNLIDESDYTGQEIPKEDIDYAINLVDAIDIIEDPVILSEVDNKYYVTLKYGAKLDLGALAKGYVTQLAADYLTDLGLSTYLISGGGSSMLYGEGNPKTEDGSYRTGLINPQDVIDNLDIIGYRPKNYGIYTAKNYNFTTSGSYNQFILSEGVMYHHIVSPKTKRPVNHYLTLSIVGTDAGFNDGLSTALFSMPPEVLEQFLETNGYEVYTYLFNNTYKSYNQSENFRPL is encoded by the coding sequence ATGAAAAAAATATGGGCAGTTATCAACTTAATATTAATCAGTGTTCTTTTTTCTGCTTGTACACAACAAGCAATTGATAACAGTTTAGCCATATCATCTATGGATACATTTATTGGTGGCACAGTACATGCACCAAAAGCTGTTTGGGATAAAGCGGATAAAAAACTAAAAGAAATGTATATGCTCTACCACGAGTTAACCGATAACTATAGAGGTTATGAGGGTGTACAAGGTGTTTACTATATTAATAATTTAGTAGAAACAACGAAAACTGACCAAACAGTTGAGATTAAAAAAGAACTTTATGATCTATTAAGTTTAGGTGTAGAACTCTATGAATTTACAGATGGATACTTTGATATGTCCATTGGTAAGATCATCGATGTTTGGAAAAACTTAATTGATGAAAGTGATTATACGGGTCAAGAAATACCTAAAGAAGATATCGATTATGCGATAAACTTAGTGGATGCTATTGATATCATTGAAGATCCGGTGATTTTAAGTGAAGTAGATAATAAATATTACGTGACACTTAAATATGGTGCAAAACTAGACTTAGGTGCGCTTGCTAAAGGGTATGTCACTCAGTTAGCAGCAGATTATTTAACGGATTTAGGTTTAAGTACCTATCTCATTAGTGGTGGTGGCTCATCCATGTTATATGGTGAAGGTAATCCAAAAACTGAAGATGGTAGTTACAGAACAGGACTTATTAATCCACAAGATGTTATTGATAACTTAGATATTATTGGATATCGACCTAAAAATTACGGTATATATACAGCTAAAAATTATAACTTCACAACATCAGGAAGTTATAATCAATTTATCTTAAGTGAAGGTGTGATGTATCATCACATTGTCTCACCTAAAACAAAACGTCCGGTAAATCATTATCTAACACTTTCTATTGTTGGAACAGATGCAGGATTTAATGATGGTTTATCCACAGCATTATTTAGTATGCCACCTGAAGTGTTAGAACAGTTTTTAGAAACGAATGGTTATGAGGTCTATACATATTTATTTAATAATACTTATAAATCCTATAATCAATCTGAAAACTTTAGACCACTTTAA